The Euleptes europaea isolate rEulEur1 chromosome 2, rEulEur1.hap1, whole genome shotgun sequence genome has a segment encoding these proteins:
- the OGFR gene encoding opioid growth factor receptor has translation MMAAWFKGPEEDPGSEEEEEGLWEYDSTWEDDGEEEEDGRGEGYLEEGEKQKRKESEAAAAAVDTQEPEKTEKPRRPRRGQSPSAKQERRRPNRSAMSFGRYKSASRRNWMAAKDMQRYRHHYPDLEETDTETREDEMWNLSFYKNEISFVPRGLHIEDLLETWQHDYAVMEENHSYIQWLFPLREQGMNWRAKLLTCNEIQAFRRCKEVMDRFVRAYKLMLGFYGIELINEETGELRRADNYLERFWNLNQYTHNNLRITRILKCLGEMGKEHYQVHLVKFFLTETLVHRELQRVMRSALDYFMFTVRNKQKRRELVHFAWQHYEPKYEFVWGPRRKLLEFKSRSPELLNNLTPKGEEEPAKDGEGVERDKSQSPNEIDVVGNAADRTNHNVKEQPDSDGYAAEPQSRPLSEHKGSEKTEELSPGSAADVKAEEDVKEDFPSGKPDGKDPFGDCGSSICGTDSEYLKESKKRKFETNRPSRESVGLSRSPTDIEKISSNLEEVVIDQEGPESLPLTEKSKPPTQEGNGRDGQDLKEADLIAAVVKRRKVDEMAADESVAKTAAPPDAEGTSLESQIPSFKVPSPEKTAEVCPSEVEISNSVTSEAQSDCRTAGGLDVSVNLETGTANLGCPSGDSVPDTSSERVATSTIGGERSQACSALIAGTRQEEGGSGEEEAGTKGKAEDAVSLDGTAKATESAAPLAEPGTERNPR, from the exons ATGATGGCGGCGTGGTTCAAGGGCCCCGAGGAAGACCCCGGcagcgaggaagaggaggaaggcctTTGGGAGTACGACTCCACCTGGGAAGACgacggggaggaggaagaggatgggagaggggaagggtacctggaggagggggagaagcagaagaggaaggagtcggaggctgctgccgctgctgtaGACACCCAGGAGCCCGAAAAGACGGAGAAGCCCCGGCGTCCTCGAAGGGGGCAATCGCCCTCCGCCAAGCAG GAGCGGCGACGGCCAAATCGTTCTGCAATGAGCTTTGGAAGGTACAAG AGTGCAAGCAGACGTAACTGGATGGCTGCTAAAGATATGCAGAGGTACAGACATCACTACCCG GATCTGGAAGAAACGGACACTGAAACCAGAGAGGACGAAATGTGGAATCTGAGCTTTTACAAGAATGAGATCTCTTTTGTGCCCCGTG GCCTCCATATAGAAGACCTCCTTGAGACGTGGCAGCACGATTATGCAGTTATGGAAGAGAACCATTCCTACATTCAGTG GCTGTTTCCTTTACGAGAACAGGGGATGAACTGGCGCGCAAAGCTTCTCACGTGTAATGAGATCCAG GCCTTCAGGAGATGCAAAGAAGTCATGGACAGGTTCGTCCGAGCTTATAAGCTCATGCTGGGGTTTTATGGAATAGAGCTGATAAATGAAGAAACAGGCGAGTTGAGAAGAGCAGACAACTATCTCGAACGGTTCTGGAACCTCAACCA GTATACTCATAACAATCTGCGCATCACTCGGATCTTGAAATGCTTGGGAGAGATGGGGAAAGAACATTATCAGGTACACCTTGTGAAGTTCTTCCTGACGGAGACGCTGGTTCATCGGGAACTCCAGCGTGTTATGAGAAGCGCTTTGGACTACTTCATGTTCACCGTCCGAAACAAGCAGAAGCGGCGGGAGCTGGTTCATTTTGCCTGGCAGCACTATGAGCCAAAGTACGAATTTGTCTGGGGGCCCCGCAGGAAACTTCTGGAATTCAAGTCTCGATCCCCCGAGCTTCTGAACAACCTGACCCCAAAGGGAGAGGAAGAGCCTGCTAAAGATGGAGAAGGTGTGGAACGGGATAAATCCCAGTCGCCAAATGAGATAGACGTGGTTGGGAATGCTGCAGATAGAACAAATCATAATGTGAAGGAGCAGCCTGATTCAGACGGGTACGCTGCGGAACCACAGTCAAGGCCTTTGAGTGAACATAAAGGTTCAGAAAAGACAGAGGAACTTAGTCCTGGGTCAGCGGCAGATGTCAAGGCTGaagaagatgtaaaagaagactTTCCGAGCGGTAAACCAGATGGGAAGGATCCCTTTGGTGATTGCGGAAGCAGCATCTGCGGAACGGACAGCGAGTATCTCAAAGAATCCAAGAAGAGGAAGTTCGAGACGAACAGGCCTAGCAGAGAAAGCGTAGGGCTATCGAGATCTCCCACTGACATTGAGAAGATCTCTTCTAACCTAGAAGAGGTGGTGATCGATCAAGAAGGCCCAGAGAGCCTTCCGCTTACGGAGAAGTCTAAACCGCCAACACAAGAAGGAAACGGCAGAGACGGCCAAGATTTGAAAGAGGCTGACTTGATCGCTGCTGTGGTTAAAAGGCGGAAAGTTGACGAGATGGCGGCCGATGAGAGCGTTGCAAAAACAGCCGCCCCGCCAGACGCTGAAGGGACCTCCTTGGAAAGCCAAATACCAAGTTTCAAAGTCCCCAGCCCCGAGAAGACGGCTGAGGTCTGCCCATCTGAAGTGGAAATAAGCAACAGTGTGACCTCGGAAGCTCAAAGCGATTGCCGGACTGCAGGTGGTCTGGATGTTTCCGTTAACTTGGAAACTGGCACCGCTAATTTGGGCTGTCCCTCTGGTGATTCGGTGCCCGATACGTCTAGCGAGCGTGTGGCGACCTCAACGATAGGGGGTGAACGATCACAGGCCTGTTCAGCCCTGATCGCAGGTACACGACAGGAAGAAGGTGGTTCAGGAGAGGAAGAGGCGGGGAcaaaaggaaaggctgaggacgCAGTCAGTCTCGATGGGACGGCAAAAGCCACAGAGAGCGCCGCCCCCCTAGCAGAGCCAGGCACAGAGAGGAACCCCAGATAA